From uncultured Campylobacter sp., a single genomic window includes:
- a CDS encoding metal-sulfur cluster assembly factor — protein MKVTKEQIYEALRAVVDPEVGFDVVSLGLIYDVAVDEANNAKITMTLSTQSCPLHEMMLEWVRAGAESVEGVGEVEIDLVFEPMWNIDMAEDHVKEALGRF, from the coding sequence ATGAAAGTAACGAAGGAGCAAATTTACGAGGCGCTTCGCGCTGTGGTGGACCCTGAGGTGGGCTTTGACGTCGTGTCGCTGGGACTCATCTACGACGTAGCTGTGGACGAGGCAAACAACGCCAAGATCACAATGACGCTATCGACTCAGTCGTGCCCGCTGCATGAGATGATGCTAGAATGGGTGCGCGCGGGCGCCGAGAGCGTGGAGGGCGTCGGCGAGGTGGAGATCGATCTCGTCTTTGAGCCGATGTGGAATATCGATATGGCGGAGGATCACGTCAAAGAAGCGCTCGGTAGATTTTAA
- a CDS encoding HAMP domain-containing sensor histidine kinase produces the protein MLIVIFSVMLYNYMRITIFETPVQNLIQRAQKIVEVSVPPEKISSFLQDASSEYESKIIENESINKPKFIESSEGGRSYLQLHYPYGKDKILSIRADVSVYANIVNQILIDIILVNLTMIFLVVFYAMFLSRMLLMPIKLISQRLASVDEKFLKPIDAAEIPSEFSPLSNSINRLLERIETFIMYQKELFIGIAHELKTPLAVMKTKNEVTLIKPRESEKYIEALKNNNDSIDSMNKMISSILEIGRQEGAQFEAPEQTDIIAYLKELCVNFTILARTAGKDLTMDLKPEQLEISVQKSLFMHVIQNFIQNAIKFSPDGEKVLIESEISDGNFIVRVANKGEPLNEEIDYFAPFKRYGGKPGAGLGLFLAKNAAQAMGAQVDLKNDKGRSLIVAIFKLPLKNLRNSPKFRYFKTK, from the coding sequence ATGCTAATTGTCATTTTTTCGGTAATGCTCTATAATTATATGAGAATTACCATCTTCGAAACTCCCGTTCAAAATTTAATCCAAAGAGCACAAAAAATCGTAGAGGTCTCCGTGCCGCCTGAGAAAATTTCATCTTTTTTACAAGACGCATCCAGTGAATACGAAAGCAAAATCATCGAAAATGAAAGTATCAATAAGCCTAAATTTATTGAAAGTTCCGAGGGCGGCAGGAGCTATTTACAGCTGCACTACCCTTATGGTAAGGATAAAATTTTAAGTATCCGAGCCGACGTGAGCGTCTATGCAAACATCGTAAATCAAATACTCATCGACATAATTTTAGTAAATTTGACTATGATATTTTTGGTAGTGTTTTACGCAATGTTTCTCTCGCGTATGCTGCTGATGCCGATTAAGCTGATCAGTCAAAGGCTTGCTTCGGTAGATGAAAAATTTCTAAAGCCGATCGACGCAGCAGAAATTCCAAGCGAATTTAGCCCGCTTTCAAACAGCATAAACCGCCTGCTTGAGCGCATCGAGACTTTCATTATGTATCAAAAAGAGCTTTTTATCGGCATCGCGCACGAGCTTAAGACCCCGCTTGCGGTTATGAAAACCAAAAACGAAGTTACCCTCATCAAGCCGCGAGAGAGCGAGAAATATATCGAGGCGCTTAAAAACAATAATGATTCGATCGATAGTATGAATAAGATGATCAGCTCGATCCTAGAGATCGGGCGGCAGGAGGGGGCACAGTTCGAAGCGCCCGAGCAGACCGATATAATCGCCTATCTCAAGGAGCTCTGCGTAAATTTCACGATTTTAGCGCGCACGGCAGGCAAGGATTTGACGATGGATCTTAAGCCTGAACAGCTTGAAATTTCGGTGCAGAAAAGCCTCTTTATGCACGTGATTCAAAATTTTATCCAAAACGCCATAAAATTTTCTCCTGATGGCGAAAAAGTACTGATCGAGAGCGAAATTTCGGACGGAAATTTCATAGTGCGGGTCGCAAACAAAGGCGAGCCGCTTAACGAAGAGATCGATTATTTTGCCCCTTTTAAGCGCTATGGCGGCAAGCCGGGGGCGGGGCTCGGGCTATTTTTAGCCAAAAATGCTGCTCAAGCGATGGGCGCGCAAGTAGATCTTAAAAACGACAAAGGGCGCTCGCTAATTGTCGCGATTTTCAAACTTCCGCTAAAAAATTTAAGAAATAGCCCGAAATTCCGCTATTTTAAAACAAAATGA
- a CDS encoding amino acid ABC transporter substrate-binding protein encodes MKNLIKTLLACALLICGTNSKTLREGTLKVATEGTFSPFSYYNDKNELVGYDVDVARAVAEKLGLKIEFLTAPWDAMLAAFDAGKADAVFNQVSITDERKKKYEYSVPYTVVYGAIIVHKDNNDIKSFEDLKGKKNADSATSNWAQVAKKYGAQNVTVDSFAKSMELLIARRVDTVVRDNTVFYDFLKQRPDAPIKIAAKLKDVDYSAAIVQKGNKELADQISKALNELKAEGKLKEISLKYFGKDVSE; translated from the coding sequence ATGAAAAATTTAATAAAAACTTTGCTTGCGTGTGCGCTTTTAATATGCGGCACAAACTCTAAAACGCTACGCGAAGGCACGCTTAAAGTAGCTACGGAAGGTACTTTTTCGCCATTTTCGTATTATAACGACAAAAATGAGCTCGTAGGATACGACGTAGATGTCGCGCGCGCAGTCGCCGAAAAGCTTGGTCTAAAAATAGAATTTCTAACTGCGCCTTGGGATGCGATGCTTGCAGCATTTGATGCAGGCAAAGCAGACGCTGTGTTTAATCAAGTAAGCATTACTGATGAGCGCAAGAAAAAATATGAATATTCAGTGCCCTACACCGTCGTTTACGGAGCTATCATCGTGCATAAAGATAACAACGACATTAAAAGCTTCGAGGATTTAAAAGGCAAGAAAAATGCAGACTCCGCTACCAGCAACTGGGCGCAAGTCGCTAAAAAATACGGCGCGCAAAACGTAACCGTCGATAGTTTTGCCAAAAGTATGGAGCTACTGATCGCTCGCCGCGTAGATACCGTCGTGCGCGATAATACCGTATTTTACGACTTTTTAAAGCAGCGCCCGGATGCTCCGATTAAGATCGCCGCAAAGCTAAAAGACGTCGATTATAGCGCTGCAATCGTGCAAAAGGGCAATAAAGAACTCGCAGATCAAATCAGCAAAGCCTTAAACGAACTCAAAGCCGAAGGCAAGCTAAAAGAAATTTCGCTTAAATATTTCGGCAAAGATGTGAGTGAATGA
- a CDS encoding PLP-dependent aspartate aminotransferase family protein — protein sequence MKIDTLIVKGIEAKSNPYNAVIPPIYLASTFVQESLDDFGKYAYSRGANPTRNAFEELFAKFEGSKYAFALASGMAATSAAFALLKSGDRVLLNNNVYGGTYRYVSGIFKNQGINYDLVDDLNLITEIPSDVKMVFIETPSNPLLRVTDIERISELAHKNGALVVMDNTFLTPYYQRPLEHGADVVVYSATKYIGGHADLIAGIVTTNDDELAARIQFMKNTLGATLSPTDAYSLIRGLKTLSVRFDRQSENTLKIIEFLRSNPAVEAVNFAGSHSASEKKIQNRQASGIGAVISLVLKPQYDYKTFARSLELFDLAVSLGGVESLICHPASMTHESYPRELQERIGISQNLLRLAIGIENADDLIADLAAALEKSKK from the coding sequence GTGAAAATAGATACCCTAATCGTAAAGGGCATAGAGGCTAAGTCCAACCCCTACAACGCGGTGATTCCGCCGATATATCTAGCCAGTACCTTCGTGCAAGAAAGCCTGGATGATTTCGGCAAATACGCCTACTCGCGCGGCGCAAATCCTACGCGCAACGCCTTTGAAGAGCTTTTTGCAAAATTTGAAGGCAGCAAATACGCCTTCGCGCTAGCCTCGGGTATGGCGGCTACGAGCGCTGCATTCGCGCTGCTTAAAAGCGGCGATCGCGTGCTGCTAAATAATAACGTCTACGGCGGCACCTATCGCTACGTAAGCGGGATTTTTAAAAATCAAGGGATCAATTACGACTTGGTGGACGATCTAAATTTGATCACCGAAATTCCAAGCGACGTTAAAATGGTCTTCATCGAAACGCCCTCAAATCCGCTTTTGCGCGTAACCGATATTGAGCGCATTAGCGAGCTCGCGCATAAAAACGGCGCGCTTGTGGTTATGGATAATACCTTTTTGACCCCGTATTATCAGCGCCCGCTAGAGCACGGCGCAGACGTCGTGGTTTATAGCGCGACCAAATACATAGGCGGGCATGCCGATCTGATCGCCGGCATCGTTACGACGAACGACGATGAGCTTGCCGCAAGAATTCAGTTTATGAAAAACACTCTGGGCGCTACGCTCTCGCCTACCGACGCGTATTCGCTAATACGCGGACTTAAAACGCTAAGCGTGCGCTTCGACCGCCAGAGCGAAAATACGCTAAAGATAATAGAATTTTTACGCAGCAATCCCGCGGTAGAGGCGGTAAATTTCGCAGGCTCGCATTCTGCGAGCGAAAAAAAGATACAAAATCGCCAAGCTAGCGGTATCGGAGCGGTCATCTCGCTGGTGCTTAAGCCGCAATACGACTATAAAACCTTTGCGCGCAGCCTTGAGCTATTCGATCTAGCTGTGAGCCTGGGCGGCGTAGAGAGCCTGATCTGCCATCCTGCGTCAATGACGCACGAGAGCTATCCGCGCGAGCTGCAAGAGCGCATCGGCATCAGTCAAAATTTGCTGCGCCTAGCCATAGGCATCGAAAACGCGGACGATCTCATAGCAGACCTTGCTGCCGCGCTAGAAAAATCTAAAAAATAG
- the polA gene encoding DNA polymerase I produces the protein MQTITIIDTFGFFFRLYYAMSGLKTKDGKPSGMVSGFASFIANLSKEFKSDYIIFALDSKGKTFRSDIDPNYKTNRQAPPPALLQQLPVCIEMIEKMGLYSLGREGYEADDLIASVVKKHGATHKINIVTSDKDLYQLIGENVKIYSHGKKMLYGREECLQRYGVYPEQIVDFLAICGDSADNIPGVRGIGDKGAKKLLDEWGSLDEIYSNLDRLPQNKQREYLIEGKQSAYISKRLATLYDELEIPPLEDAKFPQQNPLFKIREILKDYALNRLLSALSLQEQNGLDLWGEGKGASAKSSVLGAGGKGFAAEPSSGGSILDATVGGLDGQNSISGGSSCGGQNSESAFKTPFEPVCITDAAELARLCEGVSAETLVSFDTETTSVDSKSAKIVGFSFAFNEERAYYVPLSHSYLGAPAQISSDAAKAAIGSLFRGYVVGQNLKYDFEIVKNNFNIEPPAHFADTMVLAWLLDPANAVGMDSISPRYLGYETVHFGDVVKKGETFASVELDAATIYASEDAWVTLRLYFKLKQLLEPALFKLAQELEFPFVRVLWQMQRCGIKIDVEMIKRLIARNEKSLRALTDEIYELCGEQFNINSPAQLGAVLFERLGLPAAKRTKTGYSTDESVLKDLTALHPAVGKILDYRELFKLQSTYCEPLLQLALADPQNRVRSNFLQTGTATGRLASKNPNLQNIPARGTFAKDVRDCFLADEGYSLISLDYSQIELRLLAHFSRDPALLAAFRADEDIHARTAISIFGDAQPAHRTIAKSINFGLIYGMGAGKLSDSLGIARAEAKGYIERYFAAFCTIKEFLQSIKSDAKADGYVSTLFGRRRYFDFANARNNMIYASYEREAVNTKFQGSAADIIKKAMVEISPLLNDEARLILQIHDELIFEVRDDLAQSFGERAQEIMQSAASLNVPLKTSLNIAKRWGELK, from the coding sequence ATGCAGACCATCACGATCATCGATACGTTCGGCTTTTTTTTCAGGCTCTACTACGCTATGAGTGGGCTTAAAACAAAAGACGGCAAACCCAGCGGCATGGTGAGCGGATTTGCGAGCTTCATCGCAAATCTTTCGAAGGAATTTAAGAGCGATTATATAATTTTCGCTCTGGATAGCAAGGGCAAGACCTTCCGCTCGGATATCGATCCCAACTACAAAACCAACCGCCAAGCCCCGCCGCCCGCGCTTTTGCAGCAGCTGCCGGTCTGCATCGAGATGATCGAAAAGATGGGGCTTTACTCACTCGGACGCGAGGGCTACGAGGCGGACGATCTCATCGCAAGCGTCGTTAAAAAGCACGGCGCCACGCATAAAATCAACATCGTTACCTCCGACAAGGACCTGTATCAGCTCATCGGCGAAAACGTTAAAATTTACAGCCACGGCAAAAAGATGCTTTATGGCAGAGAGGAGTGCTTGCAGCGCTACGGCGTCTATCCCGAGCAGATCGTGGATTTTTTGGCGATCTGCGGCGACAGCGCCGATAATATCCCGGGCGTGCGGGGCATCGGCGATAAAGGGGCGAAGAAGCTTTTAGACGAATGGGGCTCGCTCGATGAGATCTATTCAAATTTAGACCGCCTACCGCAGAACAAACAGCGCGAGTATCTGATAGAAGGGAAGCAGAGCGCCTACATAAGCAAGCGCCTGGCTACGCTTTACGACGAGCTGGAAATCCCGCCTTTAGAGGACGCGAAATTTCCGCAGCAAAATCCGCTTTTTAAAATCCGCGAAATTTTAAAAGACTACGCGCTAAACAGACTGCTGTCCGCGTTAAGCTTGCAAGAGCAGAACGGACTTGATCTTTGGGGCGAGGGCAAAGGCGCAAGCGCAAAAAGCTCCGTTTTGGGTGCGGGCGGGAAGGGTTTCGCCGCAGAGCCGTCTAGCGGCGGATCTATCTTGGACGCTACGGTAGGGGGGCTAGACGGGCAAAATTCTATCTCAGGCGGCTCCTCTTGCGGCGGACAAAATTCCGAGAGCGCTTTTAAAACGCCCTTTGAGCCCGTTTGCATTACCGATGCCGCGGAGCTTGCAAGGCTGTGCGAAGGCGTCAGCGCCGAGACCTTGGTGAGCTTCGATACGGAAACCACTAGCGTCGATAGCAAGAGCGCCAAGATCGTGGGCTTTTCGTTTGCGTTTAATGAGGAGCGCGCTTATTATGTCCCGCTCTCGCACAGCTATTTGGGCGCTCCTGCTCAAATTTCTTCGGACGCGGCAAAGGCTGCGATCGGCTCGCTGTTTCGCGGATATGTCGTGGGGCAAAATTTAAAATACGATTTTGAGATCGTGAAAAATAATTTTAACATTGAGCCGCCTGCGCACTTTGCCGATACGATGGTGCTAGCATGGCTGCTCGATCCCGCAAACGCCGTAGGGATGGACTCTATCTCACCGCGCTATCTGGGCTATGAGACTGTGCATTTCGGCGACGTCGTCAAAAAGGGCGAGACCTTCGCCTCCGTGGAGCTGGACGCCGCTACGATCTATGCGAGCGAGGATGCGTGGGTGACGCTGAGGCTGTATTTTAAACTCAAACAGCTGCTCGAGCCCGCGCTTTTTAAGCTCGCGCAGGAGCTTGAGTTCCCGTTCGTGCGGGTGCTTTGGCAGATGCAAAGATGCGGCATCAAGATCGACGTAGAGATGATAAAACGCCTTATCGCGCGCAACGAAAAGTCCCTGCGAGCGCTCACGGATGAAATTTATGAGCTTTGCGGCGAGCAGTTTAATATAAACTCTCCCGCCCAGCTCGGCGCCGTGCTTTTCGAGCGGCTTGGGCTTCCTGCGGCAAAGCGCACCAAGACGGGCTATAGCACCGACGAAAGCGTGCTGAAGGATCTTACGGCGCTGCATCCCGCGGTGGGTAAAATTTTAGACTACCGCGAGCTGTTTAAACTGCAAAGCACCTACTGCGAGCCGCTGCTGCAGCTTGCCCTAGCCGATCCGCAAAATCGCGTTAGATCGAATTTCTTGCAGACAGGCACGGCTACCGGGCGGCTAGCAAGCAAAAATCCGAACCTGCAAAATATCCCCGCGCGCGGCACCTTTGCGAAGGACGTGCGGGACTGCTTTCTAGCAGACGAAGGCTACTCGCTGATCTCGCTTGATTACTCACAGATCGAGCTGCGCCTGCTCGCGCACTTTTCGCGCGATCCTGCGCTTTTGGCGGCGTTTAGGGCGGATGAGGACATTCACGCGCGCACGGCGATTAGCATCTTCGGCGACGCACAGCCCGCGCACCGCACGATCGCAAAGAGCATAAATTTCGGCCTCATCTACGGCATGGGCGCGGGCAAGCTAAGCGATAGCCTAGGCATCGCGCGCGCCGAGGCGAAAGGCTATATCGAGCGCTATTTCGCGGCGTTTTGCACGATCAAGGAGTTTTTGCAAAGCATAAAATCGGACGCGAAAGCGGATGGCTATGTAAGCACGCTTTTTGGGCGCAGGCGCTACTTCGACTTCGCAAACGCGCGCAACAATATGATCTATGCGAGCTACGAGCGCGAGGCGGTAAATACGAAATTCCAAGGCTCCGCCGCCGACATCATCAAAAAAGCGATGGTTGAGATTTCGCCGCTGCTAAACGACGAAGCGCGGCTAATTTTGCAGATCCACGATGAGCTGATCTTCGAGGTGCGGGACGATTTGGCGCAGAGCTTCGGCGAGCGCGCGCAGGAGATAATGCAAAGCGCGGCGAGCCTGAACGTGCCCTTAAAGACGAGCCTAAACATCGCCAAGCGCTGGGGCGAGCTGAAGTAG
- a CDS encoding YfhL family 4Fe-4S dicluster ferredoxin, whose protein sequence is MSLLITKECISCDACREECPNEAIFEDEPIYIIDADRCCECVDDYSEPACIVVCPVECIITDPDNIETADELKYKHVHMEI, encoded by the coding sequence ATGTCATTGTTGATTACAAAAGAATGCATCAGTTGCGACGCGTGCCGCGAGGAATGCCCTAATGAAGCGATTTTTGAGGATGAGCCGATATACATCATAGATGCCGATCGATGCTGCGAGTGCGTAGATGATTATTCAGAGCCCGCTTGCATCGTGGTCTGCCCGGTCGAGTGTATCATCACCGATCCCGATAATATCGAGACGGCGGACGAGCTGAAATACAAACACGTCCATATGGAAATTTAA
- a CDS encoding peptidase M50 codes for MNITTFSPPFRIVGGYFICGFIFLLLSAASFLKADFGAIQAPQTASFFHVFLLGFVISIIIGALYQLTSVIIQKEFFTVKFAFLNLLAYGAGVALLSAGLLLSSIPLMHAGGAVLLLSLFYFTICYALSFIGTPKWSFPAVALAISAAFLAVGISLGFALVLALSGVEIFGVYFSEILSYHIYFVLGFVFFVIVGAACVLLPMFSLAHDLSFALAKASLALYLLAGPFLLKDFGIFIAFAALASFAAQAIYILARRVRKAIDYWNLNVYISLAALGFSAAFWIADRADAAAFGLLYGFLFAFIVAHLYKIAPFLIWYHYVSPFVGKRKIPMLEDMIIKKIAYAACVPNALALACAGFGALTPAVILQAASIILVLINIVNIFNYIKFGEEK; via the coding sequence ATGAATATCACGACCTTTTCGCCGCCGTTTCGCATCGTAGGCGGCTATTTCATCTGCGGCTTTATCTTTTTGCTGCTAAGCGCGGCGAGCTTTTTAAAGGCCGATTTCGGCGCGATCCAGGCGCCGCAGACGGCGAGCTTTTTTCACGTATTTTTGCTCGGATTCGTAATCAGCATAATCATCGGAGCGCTCTATCAGCTTACTTCGGTCATCATCCAAAAGGAATTTTTCACCGTCAAATTTGCGTTTTTAAATCTCCTCGCCTACGGCGCGGGCGTGGCTCTGCTAAGCGCGGGATTGCTGCTTTCAAGCATCCCTTTGATGCACGCAGGCGGCGCCGTTTTACTGCTTAGTCTATTTTATTTTACGATCTGCTACGCGCTAAGCTTCATCGGCACGCCCAAATGGAGCTTCCCCGCCGTAGCGCTTGCGATCTCGGCTGCGTTTTTAGCCGTAGGGATCAGCCTTGGCTTCGCGCTCGTGCTAGCGCTTAGCGGCGTGGAGATTTTTGGAGTGTATTTTTCGGAAATTTTATCCTATCACATATACTTCGTGTTGGGCTTTGTATTTTTCGTCATCGTAGGCGCTGCGTGCGTGCTGCTGCCGATGTTTAGTCTGGCGCACGATCTAAGCTTCGCGCTGGCAAAAGCTTCGCTGGCGCTGTATCTGCTCGCGGGACCGTTTTTGTTAAAAGACTTTGGAATTTTCATCGCCTTTGCCGCGCTTGCGAGCTTTGCGGCTCAGGCGATCTATATCCTAGCTAGGCGGGTGCGAAAAGCAATCGATTATTGGAATTTAAACGTCTACATATCGCTGGCGGCTTTGGGATTTAGCGCGGCATTTTGGATTGCAGATCGCGCAGATGCGGCGGCATTTGGGCTGCTATACGGCTTTTTGTTCGCATTTATCGTCGCGCACCTTTATAAAATCGCGCCTTTTCTCATCTGGTACCACTACGTCTCGCCCTTCGTGGGTAAGCGCAAAATCCCTATGCTTGAGGATATGATAATCAAAAAGATCGCCTACGCAGCCTGCGTGCCGAACGCCTTAGCGCTTGCGTGCGCGGGCTTCGGAGCGCTAACGCCTGCGGTGATCTTGCAAGCGGCAAGTATAATTTTGGTGCTAATCAACATCGTAAATATCTTTAACTACATAAAATTCGGAGAGGAAAAATGA
- a CDS encoding amino acid ABC transporter permease has translation MNETSRILELVSSSLEPMALALLQVTIPLTIISFLLGLVLAVMTAVARIANFKILKQLSEIYIWIFRGTPLLVQLFIVYFGLPIIGITLDVWAAAIITFSLNIGAYASEAVRAAILSVPKGQWEAATSLGMSYAQILRRIIAPQAARISLPPLSNIFISTLKDTSLVASITMVDMFMVAQRIAARAFDPLTLYVLAALFYLAVCTLLTFLQSKLERRFSRFV, from the coding sequence ATGAACGAAACAAGCAGAATTCTAGAGCTTGTTAGCAGCTCGCTAGAGCCGATGGCGCTAGCCCTGCTGCAAGTTACGATCCCGCTTACGATAATCTCATTTCTGCTCGGGCTTGTGCTTGCGGTGATGACGGCGGTCGCACGCATCGCAAATTTTAAAATTTTAAAGCAGCTAAGCGAAATTTATATTTGGATTTTTCGCGGCACTCCGCTTTTGGTGCAGCTTTTTATCGTCTATTTCGGGCTTCCAATCATCGGGATCACGCTTGATGTTTGGGCTGCTGCGATCATTACCTTTAGCCTAAATATCGGCGCTTACGCTTCAGAGGCGGTGCGAGCTGCGATCCTATCAGTGCCAAAAGGGCAATGGGAGGCGGCTACCTCGCTAGGCATGAGCTACGCTCAAATTCTGCGCCGCATTATCGCTCCGCAAGCAGCGCGCATATCGCTGCCGCCGCTATCAAATATATTTATCTCTACGCTTAAAGACACCTCTCTCGTAGCCTCGATTACGATGGTCGATATGTTTATGGTCGCTCAACGTATCGCCGCACGGGCATTCGATCCGCTTACGCTATACGTGCTGGCGGCGCTATTTTATCTAGCAGTCTGTACCCTTCTTACGTTCTTACAATCCAAGCTAGAGCGACGATTTTCAAGGTTCGTGTGA
- a CDS encoding Ppx/GppA phosphatase family protein, with protein sequence MPKRVAVIDLGSNSARAVIFERTSRLGFFILAEHKIKIRLGEGAYENRGILTTEAMQKCLLAFKKFKTLVCNYKAKRVLCIGTSALRDAPNGAEFINLVRKQTGITIRKIDGQTEAYLGAYAAQNLLSDFSEGVTLDIGGGSTELAYIKNGRIENKISLNLGTVRLKELFFDRGDTKGLEKYINSAISQLGAEFRTQNLIVMGGSARALSGAVMSLQNHPLKIVHNFSYDYEKYAPFFAKLMSAKTLDLAKFPIKKDRYDTIREGAIIFDKIVRRLGAKKIITSGVGVREGAFLSSILRGANLPRGFNPSLRSLKDRFASEPSEAPKFAKALFCALSPLHGLGEKYIKILQTAASLCEIGRAIGFYAKHETSADIVLGGLNYRTTHKEKALIAAIISMHGKRELGATFALLSAILPDAGKLAWLSYILELARLLSENALKNLEFCFENSTLKISGADNLIMLKGSLKKLSKPAIFAIKFL encoded by the coding sequence ATGCCCAAGCGCGTCGCAGTCATAGATCTGGGCTCAAATTCCGCCAGAGCCGTGATTTTTGAGCGTACTAGCAGGCTCGGATTTTTCATCTTGGCCGAGCACAAGATCAAGATCCGACTAGGCGAAGGCGCTTACGAAAACCGCGGAATTTTAACCACCGAAGCGATGCAGAAATGCCTGCTGGCGTTTAAAAAATTTAAAACCCTCGTATGCAATTACAAGGCCAAGCGCGTGCTTTGCATTGGTACATCCGCGCTTCGCGATGCGCCGAACGGAGCCGAGTTTATAAATCTCGTCCGCAAGCAAACGGGCATCACGATCCGCAAGATAGACGGGCAGACGGAGGCGTATCTGGGCGCTTATGCGGCGCAGAATTTGCTTAGCGACTTTTCCGAGGGCGTTACGCTGGACATCGGCGGCGGTTCGACTGAGCTTGCTTACATCAAAAACGGCAGGATAGAAAATAAAATTTCTCTAAATTTAGGCACGGTGCGGCTAAAGGAGCTGTTTTTTGACCGCGGCGACACAAAGGGGCTGGAGAAATACATAAACAGCGCGATCTCGCAGCTCGGCGCCGAGTTTCGCACGCAAAATTTAATCGTAATGGGCGGCTCCGCGCGAGCGCTCTCCGGCGCCGTGATGAGCCTGCAAAACCACCCGCTAAAGATCGTGCATAATTTCAGCTATGATTATGAAAAATACGCGCCGTTTTTTGCCAAGCTGATGAGCGCAAAGACGCTTGATTTGGCGAAATTCCCGATCAAAAAGGACCGCTACGACACGATCAGAGAGGGCGCCATCATCTTTGATAAGATCGTAAGGCGCCTGGGAGCGAAAAAGATCATCACAAGCGGCGTGGGAGTGCGTGAGGGGGCGTTTTTAAGCTCAATTCTGCGCGGCGCAAACCTGCCTAGAGGCTTTAATCCGAGCCTAAGAAGCCTCAAAGATCGCTTCGCTTCCGAGCCTAGCGAGGCTCCGAAGTTCGCAAAGGCGCTGTTTTGCGCGCTATCGCCTCTACACGGCTTGGGCGAAAAATATATTAAAATTCTGCAAACTGCGGCGTCGCTTTGCGAGATCGGGCGGGCGATCGGCTTTTATGCCAAGCACGAAACCAGCGCGGATATAGTGCTCGGCGGACTGAACTACCGCACGACACACAAAGAAAAAGCGCTCATAGCCGCGATCATCTCGATGCACGGCAAGCGTGAGCTGGGCGCTACGTTCGCGCTTTTGAGCGCGATTTTGCCGGACGCCGGCAAGCTTGCGTGGCTCAGCTACATTTTGGAGCTTGCGCGCCTTCTAAGCGAAAATGCGCTAAAAAATTTAGAATTTTGCTTTGAAAATTCCACTCTTAAAATCTCCGGCGCGGATAATTTGATAATGCTTAAAGGAAGCCTTAAAAAGCTCTCAAAGCCTGCAATTTTTGCGATAAAATTTCTTTAA
- a CDS encoding amino acid ABC transporter ATP-binding protein, with product MIKFTNLTKRFGDHVVLNGLSLEFRDGQTTVILGSSGSGKSTMLRCINLLEIPSGGELQLGEFKINFDAPHKTSEYHPFRAHTGMVFQSFNLFPHLNVLQNVIEAPVHVLKQPRELAEANAMALLKKVGMVDKAGAYPARLSGGQSQRVAIARALAMQPEFLLLDEPTSALDPELEAQVLKTIAELAAEDRSLIIVTHNMGFARKIADRILFLDGGVIAFDGDAEEFFGSNDERIAKFIGAMSF from the coding sequence ATGATAAAATTTACGAACTTAACTAAGCGCTTTGGCGATCACGTCGTGCTAAACGGGCTAAGCTTAGAATTTCGCGACGGGCAAACGACGGTGATTTTAGGAAGCTCCGGCTCCGGCAAATCCACGATGCTGCGCTGCATAAATCTGCTCGAAATTCCAAGCGGCGGCGAGCTACAGCTAGGCGAGTTTAAGATAAATTTCGATGCTCCGCATAAAACAAGCGAGTATCATCCATTCCGCGCTCATACGGGCATGGTTTTTCAAAGCTTCAATCTCTTTCCGCACCTCAACGTCTTGCAAAACGTCATCGAAGCGCCCGTACACGTATTAAAACAGCCACGCGAGCTTGCCGAGGCAAATGCAATGGCGCTGCTAAAAAAAGTCGGTATGGTGGATAAAGCTGGCGCGTATCCAGCTCGCCTCTCCGGCGGTCAGAGCCAGCGCGTGGCGATCGCGCGAGCGCTTGCGATGCAGCCTGAGTTTTTGCTACTGGACGAGCCTACGAGTGCGCTTGATCCCGAGCTTGAGGCGCAGGTGTTAAAAACTATCGCCGAGCTTGCCGCAGAGGATCGCTCGCTCATCATCGTCACGCACAATATGGGCTTTGCGCGTAAGATCGCAGATAGAATTTTATTCCTAGACGGCGGAGTTATCGCATTCGACGGCGACGCAGAGGAATTCTTTGGCAGCAACGACGAGCGCATAGCTAAATTTATCGGAGCGATGAGCTTTTAA